ACGACTACCCCTCCGACCCGCCGGTGTTCATCGCCGACTTCTACCTCGACGATGCCGACCTGGACACCTGTATCTGGGTGGTGACGGGCAGCCACCAGTGGTCCGACGCGCGCACCGCCGCGGCGATCGCCGAGCGCAACCGGGACGGCTTCTCCACCGAGGGCGCCGAGCCGGTGCTGCTGCGCGCCGGCGACGTGCTGTTCCACAACGTGCGCCTGCTGCACGGCTCGCCGCCCAACGTGTCCGACAAGCTGCGCCGCGTGGTCTACTACACGTTCCACACCGTGCGGATCGAGTGGGAGCACGGCCCGTTCACCCGCGAGTACGTCGTCGCCAAGCAGAAGGTGCTGCGCGCCTGCCTCCGCGAGCGCCGCACGACGCCCTACGCCGCCGAAGAAGCCCCGTTCGACTACCGGCCGCCGCCGGCGCTCGACAAGGGCCCGCTCGCTGACGGCGAGACCCCCGCCACCTTCCGCTACCCCGCCGCCGAATACTCCCGCGTGTCCTGAAGCCACCGCCCGCGGGCGGCTACACGTGACCTCAGCGGCGGGCAGGTTACGTGAACTGGGCGGCCATTATCCGCTCCAGGATGCGCAGGCGCAGGCGCTCCTCCACGTCGCGGTACTCCGGCAGGCCGGCCAGGTTGGTGGACTCGCCGGGGTCGTTGTCCAGGTCGAACAGCAGGTACGCCTTCCCTTCGGCGTTCACGGCGCACTTCCAGCGCTTGTCCATCACCATCGCCTCCCCGTGGATCTCCGACAGCGCATCGGCGCGGGTCTCTACCGCGGGATCGCGCAGCGACGGCATCAGGGAGACCGCAAACTGCTCGAAGTCGAATTCCGCGCCGGCGAACTCGGCCAGCGTCGGCCCCACGTCGAACCACTCCACCGGCCCCTCGCAGACGCCGCGCGCCACGCCCGGGCCCTTGACCAGCAGCGGCACGCGCAGCGCGCTGTCCAGGAAGTTGCTCTTGTAGATCATGCCGTGGTCGCCGTTCATCTCGCCGTGGTCCGAGCACAGCACCACCACCGTGTTCTGCCACTCGCCGCGCCGCTCGATCACCGAGAACAGTTGCCCGACCTGGTCGTCGATCAGCGACACGTTGCCGGCGTAGTTGGCGCGCATCGCGGCCACGTCATCCGGTGTCATGGCGGGCATCCGGGCGCGCAGGGCGTCGAGGTGGCCCGGGGGCCGGTGGCCGGCGCGCAGGTCGCCGCTCAGTG
This Spirochaetaceae bacterium DNA region includes the following protein-coding sequences:
- a CDS encoding phytanoyl-CoA dioxygenase family protein, producing the protein MACLSDAEVQSFLDNGWLVLPGCLGDRELAAMRADMDRVAGQADPESPDYLFSAGHLDGSQVLRRIQYVVDKSHAARAMMGHPRVLAAVQRVAGPDLFPTQDAMVLKMPGQGIEVPWHRDRASTDDYPSDPPVFIADFYLDDADLDTCIWVVTGSHQWSDARTAAAIAERNRDGFSTEGAEPVLLRAGDVLFHNVRLLHGSPPNVSDKLRRVVYYTFHTVRIEWEHGPFTREYVVAKQKVLRACLRERRTTPYAAEEAPFDYRPPPALDKGPLADGETPATFRYPAAEYSRVS